In the Carassius auratus strain Wakin unplaced genomic scaffold, ASM336829v1 scaf_tig00214857, whole genome shotgun sequence genome, GGCCGGAGGATCATGGGTAATGCGGTCTTCGCAgttttatgttgttattttgttttattttttatttatttgtgacatAAGTTATAGTGGACTACATATGAAACAGAAGGGAGTACATTGTAACAGGGaatttttttggcaaacaaacatacataaaatCAATTGTAGAGTAAATCTGTAATGTCTATTATATGGATGAACATcttgggaatatatatatatacatatatatatatatatatattgcaaaaaaaaaaagaaaaacctgtgTTTATTGTTCCGAGTTAGaaattgaaatgtgtgtgtgtttgaaaacaatgacaacataaaaataaatatatatataaaaactgtgtcagtctggatttttttttaattgatataaaatattaatttatttcttaattgtaTGTATTAAGATTGTGTATTTAAGAACatattagctgttttttttttaataatccagtATAAAAAAGGCCAGCTTCAGCATTTGGAGAAGATTTTTACACAGAATGAATCCTAAGGAAAAAcgtttatacagtaaaaatactttttttttttcagtaagtgaatattttaattattttaggtaACTATTCACTATGCGTCACTATTTCatacactaacaaaaaaaaaaaaaaactaacctgTAATAGGCTACTATGGTAGAAGTACATTAAGTTACATGAGTATGCAGTCAGAACAGaattaatgtataataatgcTAAACACTccaataagttaatattgagCATTAAGACACAATGTTTCTAGAAAATGTGTATTCTTTggcaaattataatatataaagtcATAAGACGAATATGtcaaatattatttgttatttatttattattatgtataaagTGTAAACTGAATATgacacaaaaatacacattacAAAAAGTCATAATGACgacttaaaaaaagttaaaaaaaatataacaaaagtcAGAAAAGGTTGAAATTATGAGACAAAGTTTATGACAAAAAGTCAAAAGCCTGTttattctgcatttttatgtcatAATAGACTTTTTAATGCCATAACCTCAACTTTTATCTGTTTTAAAACAAACATCTGACGCAAATAGCctataaaacctgcagaaacatGTAAATATGTACAGTCAACTGTTTGTTATCATAAAATACCATCTTCAGGGTGATTAAAAAAGTTATCATTCCGTCAGGGTCATCTATGACTATCATCTTGAGCCATGCTATCACCATCTAATGAAACTATTATAAAAGTATGGCACCGCACCGCCCTACATTTTTGAAAGGGATGTCAAAGGCTATTAAGTCAGCCTAAACACTGGCCAAAcgtgaaattattaattaaaataataatttacttttcTAAATAATAACATGTAGGTTGGCGTGCGTTCAAATCACTCAGAGATAAACTCCGTCCACATGTGTCCAGCTGTGATCTGCTTGCGTCGTGTATTTGAGCAGTAAACGAGGGGGAGTACAGTCAGTCATGAGACGGAGATTTTGCACAGTTACAGCTGGCATGGCCCTCACACGCCCTCATGTGTCAGAGGTAAGTGGACAGACACGCTTTGTGCGCATAAACACAGAGTGCGCTAAAAGACGTGCTGTTACAAACAGTAGCACATTAACGATGCACGCGTAATTATTCTCAATATCATAGCTCTGTTTATTTGACTTTTCTTTTACAAAGCTCAGTGTAGTAGTCTTGTATGGTATAAGCAAAAAATACTAATACGCCTCTATAGCAGGTAATACGGTTTGGAGAACGGCAAATTAGGTCTCGATGTTCCCTCACGTCCACAGTTCAGATGGAGCCTTTGCTTGCTACAACGTGACCAAGGAGCGTTGAGCATCAATAGCCCCGCCCACTTGTCCAATAGCAACGCGAGTTTCTCATTGATGGGCGGGGTCTACGTGTAGTAGGCGGGGGTAATTGCAGGTTACGAGCCAATGAGAGACGGTTTGAGGAGGTATTGGTTACACGTGAAATTTGTTCCCGAAGCAAGACTGATGATGGTGTCCGTACACGGGTTAGTATCAGACAAGATCCGAGTTAAAGTACCGAACTACATTGTTGCACATGCGTCGATCCGTATGCAAGCTCTGAAAAGCAGAATAAACTTCACTTTAGAGCAGCTGGAATATTTTTATAAGGTAAGAAAACCTGTCCTGATAGATGGATCACTGCTATCATAGTCTTGTATCGTAACTATAAATGACATTTGAATCTGTATTTGTCATTAAAGTGCTTTAAGCCTTTAAGCATTTAGCTTTTAgtctatattgtttttatttcactaCGGATCTATGATCAAtggtaaaatattatattgtaattttgaGATGTTCTGGATGACCATTGTATATAATTCCATTTGCATCGTTCTTTGACTGTATTATATTccagtatatttttttacttgacaaCTTGTTTGTCTGTTTGACGAATgatatgtaaatgtttcaaaatacgTCTCATTTGCAATGTTTGTATGACGTCAGTTATTTCATTGGTCTACAGATAGAGGGCTTGCATTCATCTAAAACTGTATGCACTGCTGTTATAGTCAGATCATAGTCACACGACTAGTCTAGTGAGTCTCCAAACTAATGAGaagattattttaacaaaataataaggatttgtaactttgtttcatctatctatctatctatctatctatctatctatctatctatctatctatctatctatctatctatctatctctctctctctctctctctctctctctctctctctctcaatctatatatatatatatatatgtatgaaagggagaggtgtgtgtgtgtgtgtgtgtatatatgaatttATTCTACTATTGAATTTACTACATAATGCAAGATGcacagacttatatatatatatatcattttatttaattgttttacttttattcagtttttacCTGTTTTTCTCACCCTGAAAAGTTTCAGTTTTCAGTGCGTATAGCATATATGCATTGAAGACTGAAACTTCTCAGGGTAAGtaaaactgatgaaaaaaaaactgcatcaaaAGGGGGAATCTTACAGTATTTCAGTTTCATGATGAAAAGTTGAAAACAGCTTAGTCACATCTTCCTACACATCTAATGTTACTCATAAAAGCATGTATGAACTttaggtcatatatatatatatatatatatatatatatatatatatatatatatatataagttcagatgcaaaagcctctatgTGCTgtttgaaattttcttctaaaatgagcatttttttcAGGCTCCTATGTGTAGGtttattaatttcactttaatgtcAATGaatagtttcttttctttcccattaaagtaaaataacttaCCTTAAACATAGGAGCCTGAGAAAATAACCATTTAAGAAGAAAGTTTTTGATGGCAATTAGAGGCTtgtgcatctgaactcttcacacacatatatatatatatatattactatacattttttaaggtaaagtaatgtaaatatatcagtGACCCTCCCACTTTAAAATTTGTGCATGACCTTGAACATCAATCATCTTTTAAGGACACTGTATCATAATGACTGTAATAAAACAAGTGAATGTAAATACATCAGTGTGGttcttttaatgttattatagGCCAGGATTAAAATGCAAGAGTATGTGACAGAGCTGCTGTATTCACTATCCTCTGTGTGCACTTTGAAATGTTTCAGTCTCTTCACATCTTAAGGGTGTGCAAATGTTGtttatcctgttttttttttattattaatcccATCAGATTGTTTGTGACAGTACATCCAGGACAATCGGATGAAGACCATGTTTTAGCACAGCAGATATTCAGGATAACCAAGGAGTTCCCATGCCCTGTTGTGTCAGAAGGTCCCTTACAGATGCACAAGACAGATGAGATATACTCTGCTTCATTATGAGTAATGACAACTTCCAAACACCAATGACGTGCTGCACTCATGCAGTGAAGAGAACAGCACATAAGGATGCAGGGGAATCCCACAGCAATGCACCCTCCCGAATGACCGGCAGCAAGTCTGTTTATCCCAGGCTGAACATCTCGGCAGTGCCCCAGCTGACGCACTCGGATGACATGGATGCCCACTCCAGCGGGAATGACTCGGCCGAGAGGGAGAGCGAAGGACACGTGGGACGGGAAGCATCCACCTGCAGCTCCCACAATGGAAAGGGTTCAACCACAGAGACTACGGAAAGCAAGAGGTATGTGATCTGTTCAAACAACTGAAATCTGTTTAACATGACTTCTATGCAGTAGGAAAATTTTGAAACTAATATTATAAGTTGTCTTCCCAGTGTTTATTTATATGTACCGTTTGTATGAAAATGTATACACcgttgtttaaaagtttgaatcAAGCAATTGATTCTTTTATTCAACACACTACAttggtttctgttttaaataaatgctattctttttaaactgtcaattcatcaaagaatcctgtgaATAATTTATGGTTTAGGccctaatcagcatattagaatgatttctgtaaggTCATGTGTGTctttgaagactgcagtaatgataaTTCAGCTCTGGATCAtaggaataaatgatattttaaagcatattaaaatagaaaaggtaattttaaagtgtaatatatcccagtattgctgtttttgatcaaataaatgcagccctggtgaagGAACATTGAAAAAATCCTCAAACCTCAAActttgaacagtggtgtacatATGTACAGATAAAATATCTTGAATGCCATTACAGATTCATTTTGGATACAAATGTGTGAGTGTAAACTTATGTTACTGGTCTTAGAAGCACTTAAATTGgcaaagagataaaaaaaaacaatgtgtacCTCAcacattgtatttaataaaccaatTGTAGAGTTTGGTTAGGCTTGGTACATTTTGTTCCCggaaaaaacttttcttttaaaactGGTTGAGGCGTTGGCATGATGATGCTTCACTTGGGGCAGATTAAAATTACATGGTACATGCAGTACTTTTTAATAACAAGACTGGTATTTGGTCCGGTTCATTTTGAGATTATCACGTAATAACTGTGCCAGCtccaaaatgatatatttttagaaatgttcttTGCTCATCAATGATTAATTGTAAATTGAAATCTATACTGTATAATTGCATTAGAAGTAGTGGTGACTAATTTCACCCATTAAAATGTCTCTCCTCAGCTCAAACGGAAACAGTCCCTCTCCTCCTAGCAGCTCGGTTTCGTTCAGTCTTTTGAGTGGCAGCTCGGAGCAGGACCAGCCGACATCCCAAGCATCCAGCGGAGACCAGCCGGCTCGACTGGAGACCCAGAGAGAGCTGCTGAAGGCCCTGCGTGAGCTAAAGGTCCGCGTGCCGTCAGAATGGCGCAGGAAGGGGCGATCAAGCACCCTAGCCTCCTTGCAATACGCACTTAACTGTGTCAAACAAGTCCGAGGTGAGTAGAAAAACGAAACCCAAATTGCATCTCTTTGTACCAGCATGTGTGTGCCAATGACAGGGTGTGTTGTGTTCTTTTTCGTAGCTAATCAGGAGTACTACCATCAGTGGAGCGTGGAAGAGAGTCATGGGTGTTGTTTGGACCTATCGTCCTTCACCATCGAAGAGCTAGACAACATTACATCAGAGTACACCCTTCAAAACACGGTATGACTGGACCCGTATCCTCAGGTTGTGAGCCTTCAGAAGAATCTAAGGCATTAATTCGTATTTGTTTCTATCTTAGGACACGTTCGCTGTGGCAGTGTCGTTCCTCTCTGGTAAAGTGGTGTACATCTCGTCCCAGGCGGCCCCTCTGCTGCGCTGTAAACCCGAGAGGCTGCAGGGAGCAGTTTTTTCGGAGCTGCTCGCACCTCAGGACATCAGCACGTTTTACAGCAGCACGGCTCCATGTCACCTGCCGCCATGGTCCTCCTGCGCAGGCACTAGTATGTGAAGTTTTTGGACTGTTTGAATAGAGCGACAAAGATAAAGAACCCTTTGTAAATCAGTTACAGATAGCTTTGTTTGCCATAAACCATTATAAAGCTGCCGTGCACATGTCCTTAGGTATTTATATTGGCACACTTCAAGCAATTTTGATGGGAGTGTATTCTTGAGCCATAGTGTTTTATGGGTAAAGAACTgaaattttgtatgtattttattggTGCAAAATTTTATATGATTATTGGTACCAGATAGAAGCAGAAAAGAATTACAAATACTGCCCccttacttaaaataataatataaacattaattgagaaaaagtaagaaaaacaaacaaacaaaaactaaatttttaccttgtaaatacaaaaataacacaaaaaatgaaattaggcaaacaaataactaataaaaaatacgaaaatgaaagattaaggctaattcaaaatattaataaaaacataagatATACTAAAGATTGTAAAATAACAGCTGCTGACAGAAATAGTAGAAGCTCATGAATTAAATACTGTCCGTTTaagcatcaataataaaaaaaagcatgttttgatgttcttaataaaacatttagcttttagtGACTACTGAAAAATGacttaactatttaaaaaacaattttttttttagtattttcagtattttttatttttttaagttaacccAAATGTATGCTGGGAAAATGAGTATTTATTAAAGCCTCATTTGTGTCCAGCCTCACATGTGGAATGTGCCGAGGAAAAGTCGATGTTTTGTCGGATCAGCAGAGGTAGGGACAGCAATGGAGAAGTGAAGTATCACCCCTTCCGTCTCACGCCTTATCAACTGACCCTGAGGGACTCCGACACGTCCCAACCTGAGCCCTGCTGCCTCCTCATCGCTGAGAGAGTTCACTCCGGCTACGAGGGTAAAACAAGACCgtctcaatgtcaaatgctttACCATCATGTTATATAAACATGTTATGTAAATGTGCATGGTGAGCATAGGACATCTTACACAAATATGAaagaaatcttaccaaccctaaacgTCTGATTGTTAGTTTACTTATTGTGTGTTAGAAATCTAAAGCTGTCTCACTGTTATGAAAGCATTAACACTTAAATAACAAGCATGTTGACAAGAAACTGGTCTGTTTCACTGTTTCATCTCAGAAGAATAGATTATAATTGCTTTAAATATTCTTAATTCGTCTCTTTAATTATTGAAAGTAATTTTTGCGTCTCTGTAACTACTTGTCAAATGTGCATATAATTGGAAAAAATCACCCTTATGTAAGTGTAATATTGACACTTAATTAAGCACACTTTGCACACTGTCCTTGTATTCTGTGTCTGTTCTCATGtttccgtatttttttttttttcaacagcacCTCGCATCCCAGCAGACAAGAGAATTTTTACCACCAGTCACTCCCCAAACTGTCTGTTCCAAGAAATTGATGAAAGGTTTGCATTTTTGCCTAGAGCTGTCTCACATTTTACtgtcagcgtctcttttgaacaGTTGCAAAAACCTCCTTTGCTCTAATTTGCAGGGCAGTGCCATTATTAGGTTACTTGCCTCAGGACTTGGTTGGGAAGCCAGTGCTTATTTACCTGCATCCAGAAGACAGACTCCTTATGGTGGCCATCCACAAGAAAAGTGAGTGGCTTATTCTGAATACAGGCAAGATTCAATGGTGAATATTTGCACAGAAGAATCAATTGATGTAGTTTCCGTCCTTCCTTCATCAGTTCTCCAGTTTGCAGGGCAGCCGTTCGACCACTCGCCCCTGCGCATGCGTGCACGAAGTGGGGAGTACTTGACCCTCGACACCAGCTGGTCATCCTTTATCAACCCCTGGAGCAGGAAGGTGGCTTTCATAGTGGGACGCCACAAAGTTAGAACGTAAGTGGCTACACTTCATATAGCAATCGAAGAAGCACAAAAGTGGCAGCCACTTTCATGACATACTCATGAGCTAAAACGGATGTCTACTTTTAAGTGGTCGGATTCGGATTCTATTACGGATTTGGAGTCACGGATTGGATAGTGTTTTGAAacagcaagaaaaaaatatttaattgtttatttcaattttaattgtTCACAGAAAAATCAACTAGGCAAACTAAGAAAGTTCAAACATGATTAAAGACAACTGAACAGCCAGTAAAGAATAAGAACAATTACACAAATTACAAGTTTtgataaatacaacaacaaagtTAAAATAAGGTTGGTAGTATTCAAGCTAAGAAAtgtaacaattaataataatacatagtgTTTAGCatagtgtataaataaaatatagattgaTCTTTGTCAAAGCTGTATTTTGTGGTTTGCTCAGCAATGCTGACAACATCCATTCAGCCTCTAAAGTGGTCCCACAAAACATGTCTACCATCCCTTCCTTTCTGTAGGAGTCCACTGAATGAGGATGTGTTCACTGCCCTGGAGGGCGGGGATGTGAGAACCATGTCCCCAGATGTGCCACAGCTGAATGAGCTGATCCACAGGGTCCTGGTGCAGCCCGTTCATGCCAGCAGCTCACAGGGGTACGGTAGCCTAGGCAGCAGTGGCTCGAATGAGCACCAGCAAAGCGCCACTTCCTCGTCTGAGAGCAACGGACATGCTTCCGAGGACCAGATCAAGCCCAGGAAACCAGTGAGGAGTTTATCTCTTTTTTTCAAACCAGATGTACACATAACAGTATTTAACATTACATAATATGATAAACAACAGCATACACTAACGTGCAATGTGTCATGTCTTTCTAGATGACATTTGAGCAGATTTGTCAAGACATGCACATGGTAAAGGCCAACGGACAGCAGGTCTTCATTGATTCCCGAAACCGGCTGCCAGCTCTCAAACAGAGTAGCTTAGGTAAGCATTGTTTATATGTCAATAATAATTACCTGACTTTATCTATGTAGCTTGTGGTCACATTCGTGTTATCACATTTTAAGTGACTTGATTCCTGTCATATATTAGAAGCACTGGCAAATGCAGCAGAGGCCTCTGCTAGAGAAGGTCTGGCAAGTTTAGCGCTGTCCAGTCCACCCAGGAAAGAGCTGCCCATTGTCTACTCATACCAGCAGATCAACTGTCTGGACAGCATCATTCGGTGAGTCTCTTCATCTGTGTGTCTGACTGTACCAGTTAAAAGGATTTTTGTGTGCTTTTATCTTTATTTCTCCCATTCTAGCAGCTTGATTAACTTCTTCAGgtctgtttgattagggttgtagctgaactctgcaggacagaaGCTGTGCTTTCACTGCGGGGTCAAAAGCGAGCATTCTAGTGCATGCCAGGGCCAGTTTTATTTTTACCGTCACTTCCAGGGCTAAGTCATGCCTCGTCTCTGCTtgctaaaatatgattttcattaGGCTAAGTTTGTTTTCTTCAGAAAGGCATGTTAAGGGCGGGATTTTACATTAGCACTTGTCCGACACTGGAAAAGCAGCTAGTAGGTCCCCAGGAACTGGGTTGAAGATCTCCGATTTATAGTTTGTATGTAAGGTACATGTATTGGATATGTGGTCTTATTCTTTCACTTTGTTTTTCAGATATCTGGAGAGCTTTAATGTCCCTGGTACAGTGAAGAGGAAGTGTGGCTCATCATCCTGTACAACATCTTCTACCTCTGATGATGATAAACAAAGGGAAGGAGTTAGAACAACTGAAGGTCAGTAAAGATTGCTAAAGGATAATGGGATATTAGCCCAAAGACATCACATAAGTATTCATAAAGGTCAGAGAGAAAGAAGCATACTTGTACAACCAACCACTATTGGTATTCTTTCAGTATCAGCTAATAACTGTGTATGTTCTGTATTTAGATGTATAGAATTAAAGTTTACTCTTCCATTTAGACATAGCAGAGACTCTTGTGGTGACCGAGGGCTCAAAGGTTGTCCCTGCAGCGCCAGCGCACCCTCTAACCCCTTTGGCTCTGCACTGTAAGGCTGAAAGCGTTGCCTCGGCCACCTCCCAGTGTAGTTTTAGCAGCACCATTGTTCACGTTGGTGACAAGAAGCCACCTGAATCAGGTCTGAACACTTTTTCCAGGCTAATCTTGTCATTGACCTATATACTTGATTTGCCGTATATTCAACGATAGACTTTGAAATCTCAAAGCAACCAATCTACTCTGTTTGATCTACATCCAGACATTGTTATGATGGAGGAGCCGCCAACCACCCCAACCCCTTCCACTTCAGCCCCACCCACCTCCATCACGTTTCCCATGCCTGTGAATCCCCAGCAGGCCATGTCCCCCTCTGCTGCTGTTCccgagaaagaaaaggagaaggAGAGAAGAAGTGGAGGAAATGTCGGAAAGGGCCTCACGAAGGCAGTGTTATCTGCACATACCCAGCAAGAAGAACAAGCCTTCCTCAACCGTTTCAGAGACATTAGCCATCTCCAGATGGTTCAAACCAGTGGGCCTCCACAGCGCAGGCACACGTCTATACCTGGTGCAAAAGGTAACAACTTTTTATAGTTTCTCATAGTTCAAATTTGTCCATCTGACTTATTTTACCTTGACATTTAATATTCGGCTTGTGCCATCTAGGAGTGAACTGCTCCCAGAACTATCCTTCTGTGCGAAACAGCAGCACTCGTCGGCATGGTAGAGGTGGGAAAAGACGGAAACACCAAGTAGATGGCAACACACCGGACAGTTCCTCCCCCTCTGGACCTAATCCCTATAGAGGATCCAATCCTACAGCAGTAAGACCCAACCTCCCCTCAGTCCAGCAGTCTTCCACTTCTTGGCCACCATCTGCGGTCTCCCAAACCAGTGGTACTCCCATGATGACCTCCTTTCCCCCAGGCTACATGCCTATGTTTCCCATTTCATCACCCTTCTCAATGCCCCAGATGGGAACAGATCCTTCCTTGCAAGCAGGAGACCCTAGATTCCCCATGCAAGGCTTTTCTTCAGTGATGCCACCAGTCATGACCTTCATGTTGCCAAACTATATGTTTCCACAACTCGGTTATCCAGGACCACAGTTGAACCCAGCCAACTCGCAGCTTGGTGGGCAACTGCTTGCCCAAATGAACCCCTTAGGTCAGTTCCCTTCCTCTGCTGTTGGTTTACCATCGTTCAATCCGACAATGGGACCGTTCAATCCACTGGACTCCCAAATGAATCCTGCCATGCCTGCAATGATTCCCCAGCAGTTCTACAACCCTAATCCCCTGTACGATATCCCCAACTCTCAATCAATGCCTGCAGGAAACACCAATACTGTGCCACATGGACAGTCTCGCTCCAGCACACCCCAGTCTACCGGGCAACAGGATGGAGAGGGAGAAGGGGTGGGATCTCCCCTGTTTCAATCCCGATGCTCCTCCCCACTCAATCTTTTACAACTCGAGGAATTGCAAAGCAACAGAACAGAAACTATGCAACAGACTCCACCCCCAGGCGCTGCAGGAACGCTAGGGGGCGGGACTGTGGTTCAAATTTCCAGCAATCGCTGCAACAGTAAAGATGGCCAACTCAATGACAGTGTAAGTATTAAGAACCTTTTAAAACGTATTTGTTTTCCATTACCTTGCTGCTTTGCTAACTTTGAGTTAACATCCTTTAGCCTGAAATCAATGAGTCCAACCAGGATGCCATGTCGTCCTCCAGTGACATGCTGGACTTACTGCTGCAAGAGGACTCCCGCTCTGGCACTGGCTCTGCCGCCTCAGGCTCTGGATCATCAGgttcagggtcagggtcagggtcatTTGGATCTGGTTCGAATGGGTGTAGCACATCTGGAAGTGGCACTAGTGAGTAATTCACTATTAGTAATTTTGCTTTATTCTTAAAATCAAGTGTTGATTCTGAAACATAAATGGAGAAATTCAGAAGAATCGTACTGATTGCCTTttccatgcatttattttttctttggatTTTTTGATCTCAGGGAGCAGCAATACTAGCAAGTACTTCGGAAGCATTGACTCATCAGAGAATGATCGCAATCATAAACCAGCATCTAAAGATCTGGGAAGGGAACAGTTCATGAAGTTTGTCGTGCAGGACCCCATCTGGCTCCTCATGGCAAACACTGATGACAAAGTCATGATGACATACCAGATTCCTATCAAGTAAGGCCATTTTACCCGATTTCTTAGGAGCTAATCTCACACTAGCTTAACCTAAATTAATATCGACTTTGTTTTGAATACAAATCTATCCAAGCAAACTTAGTTCTAAGTGTTCAATTTCAAGTGTTTaatttttcaagtgttttttttatttattttaaattcctgTTATGATCTTTCTGGTTATgtacaaatagaaaaaaacatgCCCAAAGATCTTGATTAGTTGGTACTGGTGTGTTTAATTATGATCAAACTAATTCTGAGTTATGAGGTTATATGAGTTTGGATATCATAATTACAATGGCATTTTGGTGGGATTCAATCGACTCGCTGGGCAATTTCATATACCTAATACAAGTAGACTTGTGTGTAGCACAAACTCCGCCAGAAGACgagtatattcatttatatttgtgtgtgtgtgtgtgtgtgtgtacagagacAGAGAATCAGTACTGAAAGAAGACAGAGATGCCCTCAAAGCTGTTCAGAAGCATCAACCTCACTTCACTGAAGAGCAGAAGAAAGAGTTAACGCAGGTCCACCCTTGGTTTCAAAACGGCTGCTTACCAAAGGCCATCAATGTTACAGTAAGTAGATCTTAACTAAAAAGACCCAAAGGCACTTTTAGAAAGTAGGAACTGCAACAGTTCCAACATTTCACTTCTTTCTAGGTCTGCCCATATTCTGTTGCACGTTTCTTTTAACAAATTTGGCAATTACCCAGAATGCCTTGCAAAAAATGCTATCAACTCTAAATATATAGCCTActgaacaatattaataaaaagttcaaCTGAGTTCAAAAGTCTATTTTACACAATGCTTTTATGCAGCTTGGAgtattgttagcttagcaacatgctaacactcAGTAGTGCTATTTTATGTATCTTCCATGCAAATTATAAGTTATTTCTTTCTTCGCAGTCTTGCACAGGATGTGAGTCTCCCCCAGATTCCTCGATTCCTATTCCATTCGATTTGGACTTTCATGACATGGATCTCAGCATGGTTTTGAGAGAAGAGACAAAACAGCAAGATGAATTTATCGCTGCTGAAACAGCCTTTCCCTTGAGCCCACCTTCATCTGATAATGAGCAGAGAGACAATCAAGCCAGCGCAAGCACATAGAAGTGGGCCACGGAGGAGGTGGAAGTGACATCATGATTGAAGGTTTTGCCTCATAAAACTTTGGGACAAAGTTGAAAGTGTGGAATGTTTCTAATCAGTATCAATGGCTCATTTTGACATAATTCTttgaaattatgaataatttgtagCTTTCTAAACTAGGCCTCTGAATAATAAAAGAAGAAGggaataatagaaaaaaaacttcCTTTCATTTTTGTAGCTTAAAGGAGCACCTTTTGCACATGGtggatgttgttgttgttgcactaTGTTCTGCTTCCAAGGTATTCATGAATCTGCATGTCATTATCTCATGGACTGTTTCATAATTATTCACCGTGTGACCTTTCCCTGTTacagatttatataattattaacagCTGGACAGGGCATTTATTGTTTAACTTCACAGAAGTTAGAAGTTAGATGTGgtctgacactttttttttttaaagacacccTTTCCAGTATTGGTTTCCAGTCTGTGTCAGTTTTTTAAACCGTTCCACACAGCCCCCGGAAATTGTGGATGGGAAAAATAGGTTCCAGTCTGACCCCAAAAGCTTGATGGTCTGTA is a window encoding:
- the LOC113093071 gene encoding period circadian protein homolog 1 isoform X2, with protein sequence MSNDNFQTPMTCCTHAVKRTAHKDAGESHSNAPSRMTGSKSVYPRLNISAVPQLTHSDDMDAHSSGNDSAERESEGHVGREASTCSSHNGKGSTTETTESKSSNGNSPSPPSSSVSFSLLSGSSEQDQPTSQASSGDQPARLETQRELLKALRELKVRVPSEWRRKGRSSTLASLQYALNCVKQVRANQEYYHQWSVEESHGCCLDLSSFTIEELDNITSEYTLQNTDTFAVAVSFLSGKVVYISSQAAPLLRCKPERLQGAVFSELLAPQDISTFYSSTAPCHLPPWSSCAGTTSHVECAEEKSMFCRISRGRDSNGEVKYHPFRLTPYQLTLRDSDTSQPEPCCLLIAERVHSGYEAPRIPADKRIFTTSHSPNCLFQEIDERAVPLLGYLPQDLVGKPVLIYLHPEDRLLMVAIHKKILQFAGQPFDHSPLRMRARSGEYLTLDTSWSSFINPWSRKVAFIVGRHKVRTSPLNEDVFTALEGGDVRTMSPDVPQLNELIHRVLVQPVHASSSQGYGSLGSSGSNEHQQSATSSSESNGHASEDQIKPRKPMTFEQICQDMHMVKANGQQVFIDSRNRLPALKQSSLALANAAEASAREGLASLALSSPPRKELPIVYSYQQINCLDSIIRYLESFNVPGTVKRKCGSSSCTTSSTSDDDKQREGVRTTEDIAETLVVTEGSKVVPAAPAHPLTPLALHCKAESVASATSQCSFSSTIVHVGDKKPPESDIVMMEEPPTTPTPSTSAPPTSITFPMPVNPQQAMSPSAAVPEKEKEKERRSGGNVGKGLTKAVLSAHTQQEEQAFLNRFRDISHLQMVQTSGPPQRRHTSIPGAKGVNCSQNYPSVRNSSTRRHGRGGKRRKHQVDGNTPDSSSPSGPNPYRGSNPTAVRPNLPSVQQSSTSWPPSAVSQTSGTPMMTSFPPGYMPMFPISSPFSMPQMGTDPSLQAGDPRFPMQGFSSVMPPVMTFMLPNYMFPQLGYPGPQLNPANSQLGGQLLAQMNPLGQFPSSAVGLPSFNPTMGPFNPLDSQMNPAMPAMIPQQFYNPNPLYDIPNSQSMPAGNTNTVPHGQSRSSTPQSTGQQDGEGEGVGSPLFQSRCSSPLNLLQLEELQSNRTETMQQTPPPGAAGTLGGGTVVQISSNRCNSKDGQLNDSPEINESNQDAMSSSSDMLDLLLQEDSRSGTGSAASGSGSSGSGSGSGSFGSGSNGCSTSGSGTRSSNTSKYFGSIDSSENDRNHKPASKDLGREQFMKFVVQDPIWLLMANTDDKVMMTYQIPIKDRESVLKEDRDALKAVQKHQPHFTEEQKKELTQVHPWFQNGCLPKAINVTSCTGCESPPDSSIPIPFDLDFHDMDLSMVLREETKQQDEFIAAETAFPLSPPSSDNEQRDNQASAST